From the genome of Uranotaenia lowii strain MFRU-FL unplaced genomic scaffold, ASM2978415v1 HiC_scaffold_788, whole genome shotgun sequence, one region includes:
- the LOC129760844 gene encoding uncharacterized protein LOC129760844: MPTSKEERQLKECIIQRKVLNAMRDSVEKFIANYDADRDRRQIGVRIEALDRIHKDFMEIQIDIERLDVPEMLEQHLEERVEFEQRYCESKGFLLGQNTIDTNQTLNSSLMFPPPHHPSPFHLRLPQIDMPKFNGDFSRWLSFRDTFASMRHVRALQKLDEPVDKWNTPLVNLLSYKLDSTTLRAWEEKTSQSSEASYEELVEFLYQRVRVINSVGTEVQPAFAKVAGSNNKPKLKFSANATASVNSASHGSCILSCDEQHSLRNCPVFLAKDIRQRRELVSQKRLCWNCLSFGHQARKCVSKFTCRTCHEKHHSMLHEAAKTASVSTTVPPTPSSSSSSGKISNGKFFETKSPSPQIHTVHTSTNTTLLETVSLFIVDDYGKKIKARALLDTGAMSNLISDRLAKNLVTYRAQVNLCIGGIGGSLQRVKNALIATVQSRTQPFSTKLEFLILKKPTADLPTTSIDFSSWDLSGYQMADETFFTPGTVDLIIGCEAFWEFHSGRKISLGEDLPWLLETPFGWTVSGPAACRPTCIPRVCQLSTVDERLETALQKFWEIETIAMEHAHSSDESYCEEFYTETTTRDDDTGRYIVRLPCTNKPGIELGSSRSIAERRFLGLERRLQRDPGTKEAYHRFMAEYEELGHMRKLKEPVDDQISHCYLPHHPVFKASSTTTKTRVVFDASCKTTSGYLLNDTLLVGPVVQPDLLSLVTRFRTYPIAIVGDVEKMYRQVLVHSDDRPLQRILWRTSSENPISTFELQTVTYGTSCAPYLATKTLQQIAQHNRSSYPECAESIEHNFYMDDWLAGGNSAADVIQKQKIVNRSIALFWGIFPSRPSGCFNKQRRKSSEVAGKVPWREHVLKV; the protein is encoded by the exons ATGCCGACGTCTAAGGAGGAAAGACAGCTGAAGGAGTGCATAATACAACGAAAGGTACTAAATGCAATGCGAGAttccgttgaaaaatttattgcgAATTACGATGCTGATCGAGACAGACGTCAAATCGGGGTGCGTATCGAGGCGCTTGATCGTATACACAAAGATTTCATGGAGATCCAAATAGATATCGAACGATTAGACGTTCCAGAAATGCTTGAGCAGCATTTAGAAGAACGGGTTGAATTCGAGCAACGTTATTGCGAATCCAAAGGGTTTTTATTGGGTCAGAATACTATCGATACCAACCAGACACTCAATTCCTCATTAATGTTTCCACCACCACATCATCCTTCGCCCTTCCACCTTCGGCTCCCACAGATAGATATGCCGAAATTCAACGGAGATTTCTCACGCTGGCTATCCTTTCGGGATACCTTTGCTTCTATG CGTCATGTTCGGGCACTACAAAAGCTCGATGAGCCGGTTGATAAATGGAATACGCCTCTGGTAAATTTGTTGTCATATAAGCTAGATTCAACTACATTGCGTGCGTGGGAGGAAAAAACAAGTCAGAGTTCAGAAGCAAGTTATGAGGAGTTGGTAGAGTTCCTCTATCAACGGGTACGGGTTATCAATTCAGTCGGTACAGAAGTACAACCGGCCTTTGCGAAGGTGGCCGGATCCAACAACAAACCAAAATTAAAGTTCTCAGCAAACGCTACAGCATCGGTTAACTCTGCTTCTCACGGGTCGTGCATTCTTTCTTGTGACGAACAACACTCCCTCAGAAACTGTCCTGTTTTTCTCGCCAAAGATATTCGTCAACGTCGTGAGCTGGTATCACAAAAGCGATTATGTTGGAATTGCCTTTCGTTTGGTCATCAAGCTAGGAAATGTGTGTCGAAATTCACCTGTCGTACGTGTCATGAGAAGCATCATTCTATGCTGCACGAGGCTGCTAAAACTGCATCGGTATCCACCACAGTTCCTCCGACTCCTAGCTCGTCGTCTAGTTCTGGAAAAATAAGCAACGGAAAATTCTTCGAAACAAAATCACCCTCGCCTCAAATTCACACGGTTCATACATCCACCAACACAACTCTGCTCGAAACGGTATCGCTCTTCATTGTGGATGATTATGGGAAGAAAATCAAAGCTCGCGCCCTGTTGGACACAGGGGCAATGTCCAATTTAATTTCGGATCGGTTGGCTAAGAATTTGGTTACGTATCGCGCTCAGGTGAACCTTTGCATTGGTGGAATAGGAGGTTCACTGCAACGAGTCAAGAATGCTCTTATCGCTACTGTGCAATCACGAACTCAACCGTTCTCAACTAAACTTGAgttcttgattttgaaaaaaccaaCCGCTGATCTACCAACTACATCAATTGACTTTTCGTCTTGGGATCTGTCAGGCTATCAAATGGCAGATGAAACGTTTTTCACCCCGGGAACGGTAGATCTCATCATCGGATGTGAAGCATTTTGGGAATTCCACTCCGGAAGAAAGATTTCGCTGGGAGAAGATCTTCCATGGTTGCTAGAGACACCTTTTGGATGGACCGTATCAGGACCCGCAGCTTGTCGACCTACTTGTATTCCTCGTGTCTGCCAATTGTCTACGGTTGACGAACGTTTAGAAACCGCACTCCAGAAGTTTTGGGAAATTGAAACTATCGCCATGGAACACGCACactcttcagatgaaagttatTGTGAAGAATTTTACACCGAAACAACGACACGTGACGACGACACAGGAAGGTACATCGTACGACTCCCTTGCACCAACAAGCCTGGAATTGAACTTGGAAGTTCCAGATCGATCGCAGAGCGGCGTTTTCTGGGTCTTGAGCGCCGATTGCAACGAGATCCTGGCACCAAGGAAGCCTACCATCGTTTTATGGCCGAGTATGAGGAACTTGGTCACATGCGGAAGCTAAAAGAGCCGGTAGACGATCAAATATCGCATTGCTACCTCCCACACCACCCTGTCTTTAAAGCGTCCAGCACCACGACAAAGACAAGAGTGGTATTCGACGCGTCGTGCAAAACGACATCTGGGTATTTGTTGAACGACACATTACTAGTCGGCCCTGTTGTTCAACCAGATTTACTGTCCTTGGTTACGAGATTTCGCACCTACCCGATCGCTATTGTCGGCGATGTAGAAAAGATGTACCGGCAGGTACTGGTTCATTCTGACGATCGTCCTTTGCAGAGGATTTTGTGGCGCACAAGTTCGGAGAATCCAATTTCGACGTTCGAGCTACAGACAGTGACATACGGAACTTCCTGTGCCCCGTATCTTGCCACGAAAACACTCCAACAAATCGCTCAACATAATCGCTCATCCTACCCTGAGTGCGCGGAGTCAATCGAACACAATTTTTATATGGATGATTGGCTAGCAGGAGGGAACTCGGCAGCAGACGTCATTCAGAAGCAGAAAATCGTCAATCGGTCGATCGCACTTTTTTGGGGAATATTTCCTTCACGACCTAGTGGCTGCTTTAATAAGCAGCGAAGAAAGTCCTCCGAGGTGGCCGGCAAAGTTCCCTGGCGGGAACATGTTCTAAAAGTTTAA